The following proteins come from a genomic window of Nostoc sp. ATCC 53789:
- a CDS encoding glutamate-5-semialdehyde dehydrogenase: protein MTIFDIGSPLIAIAQKTRKAASKLAILSTEAKNQAIIAIAQALESAKDEILQANVADCKAADAEGIPKPLYKRLQLDEHKLRDAIAGVQDVGKLDDPVGKVQIHRELDTGLILKRITCPLGVLGIIFEARPEAAIQIASLAIKSGNGVILKCGKEAVRSCEAIVKAIKQGLSQTAVNPDAVQLLTTREETLELLKLDKYVDLIIPRGSNSFVRFVQENTRIPVLGHADGICHLYIDKAADLSKAVPITVDAKAQYPAVCNAIETLLVHQSIAREFLPKAAEALQERHVELRGDKRTLKILPNIVAATEIDWETEYSDYILSIKIVDSIEDAIAHINEYGSRHTDAIITEDSTSVETFFGLVNSANIFHNCSTRFADGFRYGFGAEVGISTQQMPPRGPVGLEGLVTYKYQMIGDGHIVATYTGANAKAFTHQDF from the coding sequence ATGACTATTTTTGATATTGGTTCTCCCCTAATTGCGATCGCCCAAAAAACCCGCAAAGCTGCAAGTAAACTGGCGATTCTCTCCACTGAGGCAAAAAATCAAGCAATTATTGCGATCGCGCAAGCTTTAGAATCAGCTAAAGATGAAATTTTACAAGCAAATGTTGCCGATTGTAAAGCTGCTGATGCTGAAGGAATTCCCAAACCCCTTTATAAGCGCTTGCAGTTGGATGAACATAAATTAAGAGATGCGATCGCTGGGGTACAAGATGTCGGTAAGCTAGACGATCCTGTTGGTAAAGTCCAGATTCACCGCGAACTTGACACTGGCTTAATTCTCAAACGAATTACTTGTCCTTTAGGTGTTTTGGGGATTATTTTTGAAGCACGTCCAGAAGCGGCGATTCAAATTGCTTCCTTAGCCATCAAATCTGGAAATGGGGTAATTCTCAAATGTGGAAAGGAAGCGGTGCGTTCTTGTGAAGCAATAGTCAAGGCAATTAAACAAGGATTATCGCAAACTGCTGTTAACCCAGATGCGGTACAGTTGCTGACAACTAGAGAAGAAACTTTAGAACTTTTGAAATTAGATAAATATGTGGATTTAATTATCCCTAGAGGTTCTAATTCATTTGTCAGATTTGTACAGGAAAATACGCGGATTCCTGTATTAGGTCATGCCGATGGAATTTGTCATCTTTATATAGATAAAGCCGCCGATCTTTCTAAAGCAGTTCCAATTACAGTAGATGCCAAAGCCCAATATCCTGCTGTTTGTAATGCCATTGAAACTTTGCTAGTCCACCAATCAATTGCTAGAGAATTTTTACCAAAAGCTGCTGAAGCTTTGCAAGAACGCCATGTAGAATTAAGGGGTGATAAACGCACCTTGAAAATTTTACCTAACATTGTAGCTGCAACAGAGATAGACTGGGAAACAGAATATAGCGATTATATTTTGTCAATAAAGATTGTAGACTCTATAGAAGATGCGATCGCACATATTAACGAATACGGTTCTCGTCATACCGATGCGATTATTACTGAAGATTCAACATCTGTTGAAACTTTCTTTGGACTAGTAAATTCAGCCAACATATTCCACAATTGTTCTACCCGATTTGCTGATGGCTTCCGCTATGGTTTCGGCGCAGAAGTAGGAATTAGTACGCAACAAATGCCTCCCCGCGGCCCCGTTGGTTTAGAAGGATTAGTGACATATAAATATCAAATGATTGGCGATGGTCATATTGTAGCTACTTACACCGGAGCGAATGCTAAGGCTTTTACTCATCAGGATTTTTAG